A window of the Heliomicrobium undosum genome harbors these coding sequences:
- the alaS gene encoding alanine--tRNA ligase — protein MEFTGNRVRQLFLEYFEQKGHTIVASSSLVPHNDPTLLFSNAGMNQFKDVFLGFEKRPYVRATTSQKCVRAGGKHNDLDTVGRTARHHTFFEMLGNFSFGDYFKKDAIRYAWEFLTGVCQLPKDKLYATVYLDDDEAFALWRDMIGVPEERILRLGEKDNFWAMGDTGPCGPCSEILIDRGEHLRCKADECAIGKCDCDRWLEIWNLVFMQYNRDETGTMTPLPRPSIDTGMGLERVTSVLQNVGSNYDTDLLRPIIAFVEQLCGQVYHRDDRGFPFRVIADHIRSCTFLITDGVLPGNEGRGYVLRRILRRAVRFGKVLGIDKPFMHEIVPVVVELMGAAYPDIREKQDFVRKVIKIEEERFHETLHDGMRIAADMVAKVKQEGGAVLPGKQAFTLYDTYGFPLDLAEDIAEENGLTVDKDGFQKAMEAQRERARAARQDTVYGAGMELWAELLQQLGPTTFTGYGKTTGESVVKAIVSGAERVTEAGAGTAVQVVLAETPFYAESGGQIGDAGLLRAGDAVVRVDDTKKMAGGLHVHFGVVAEGVIKEGDQVAAEVESARRLAIARHHSATHLTHKALKEVLGDHVNQAGSLVTPDRLRFDFSHFSPLTRDEWNRIEAAVNQAVFQALPVEVFETSIEEAKAMGATALFGEKYGDTVRVVRMGDYSMELCGGTHLGNTSQVGLCKLLSESGIGAGLRRIEAVTGEAALAYLNEQEETVRALAEKLKVPTAEVTNRVDSLQAQLREKDREIEQLLGRLAKYQVDDILAGKEEINGVTVLAAKVQAPDMDALRSMSDLLKEKLGSGVLILGAVAGDKVNLVAAATKDIVGRGVHAGNLVKEAAKVCGGGGGGRPDMAQAGGKDPSKLADALEAAKKLLKSQIK, from the coding sequence TTGGAATTCACCGGCAACCGGGTACGGCAGCTCTTTCTCGAATACTTCGAGCAAAAAGGACACACCATCGTCGCCAGTTCCTCCCTGGTCCCTCACAACGATCCCACCTTGCTCTTTTCCAACGCCGGCATGAACCAGTTCAAGGACGTCTTCCTCGGCTTCGAGAAGCGTCCCTACGTGCGGGCCACCACGTCCCAGAAATGCGTCCGCGCCGGCGGCAAGCACAATGACCTGGACACGGTCGGGCGGACGGCCCGTCACCATACCTTCTTTGAGATGCTCGGCAACTTCTCTTTTGGCGACTATTTTAAAAAGGACGCCATCCGGTATGCCTGGGAGTTCCTGACCGGTGTGTGCCAACTGCCGAAGGACAAGCTCTACGCCACCGTCTACCTCGATGACGACGAAGCCTTCGCCCTCTGGCGCGACATGATTGGCGTGCCCGAAGAGCGCATCCTGCGCCTCGGCGAGAAGGACAATTTCTGGGCCATGGGCGACACCGGTCCCTGCGGCCCCTGTTCGGAGATCCTTATCGACCGCGGCGAGCACCTGCGCTGCAAGGCCGACGAGTGCGCCATCGGCAAGTGCGACTGCGACCGCTGGCTCGAGATCTGGAACCTCGTCTTCATGCAGTACAACCGCGATGAAACCGGGACGATGACGCCGCTGCCCCGGCCTTCCATCGACACGGGCATGGGCCTGGAGCGCGTCACCTCGGTCCTGCAAAACGTGGGCTCCAACTACGACACGGACCTCCTGCGGCCCATCATCGCCTTTGTGGAGCAGCTCTGCGGCCAGGTCTACCACCGCGACGACCGGGGCTTTCCCTTCCGCGTCATCGCCGACCATATCCGCTCCTGCACCTTCCTGATCACCGACGGCGTCCTGCCGGGCAACGAAGGCCGCGGCTACGTGCTGCGCCGCATCCTGCGCCGGGCCGTCCGCTTCGGCAAGGTCCTCGGCATCGACAAGCCCTTCATGCACGAGATCGTCCCCGTCGTCGTCGAATTGATGGGCGCGGCCTACCCGGACATCCGCGAGAAGCAGGATTTCGTCCGCAAGGTCATCAAGATCGAAGAGGAGCGCTTCCACGAGACGCTCCACGACGGCATGCGCATCGCCGCCGACATGGTGGCCAAGGTCAAGCAGGAGGGCGGCGCCGTCCTTCCTGGCAAGCAGGCCTTCACCCTTTATGACACCTACGGCTTCCCCCTCGACCTGGCCGAGGACATCGCCGAGGAAAACGGCCTCACCGTCGACAAGGACGGTTTCCAAAAAGCGATGGAAGCCCAGCGCGAACGCGCCCGGGCCGCCCGCCAGGACACCGTCTACGGCGCCGGCATGGAACTCTGGGCCGAACTGCTCCAGCAACTCGGGCCGACCACATTCACCGGCTACGGCAAGACCACCGGCGAGAGCGTCGTTAAAGCCATCGTCTCTGGCGCCGAGCGCGTCACCGAGGCAGGCGCCGGCACCGCCGTCCAGGTGGTCCTCGCCGAAACGCCTTTCTACGCCGAATCGGGCGGTCAGATCGGCGACGCAGGCCTCTTGCGCGCCGGCGACGCCGTCGTCCGCGTGGATGATACGAAAAAAATGGCCGGCGGCCTGCACGTCCACTTCGGCGTCGTGGCCGAAGGCGTTATAAAGGAAGGCGATCAAGTCGCCGCCGAGGTCGAGAGCGCCCGCCGGCTGGCCATCGCCCGCCACCACAGCGCCACTCACCTCACGCACAAGGCGTTAAAGGAAGTCCTCGGCGATCACGTCAACCAGGCCGGCTCCCTCGTCACGCCCGACCGGCTGCGCTTTGACTTCTCTCACTTCAGCCCCCTCACCCGGGACGAGTGGAACCGCATCGAAGCGGCCGTCAACCAGGCTGTCTTCCAGGCCCTGCCCGTCGAGGTCTTTGAAACGTCCATCGAAGAGGCCAAGGCCATGGGGGCCACGGCGCTCTTCGGTGAAAAATACGGCGATACGGTGCGCGTCGTCCGCATGGGCGACTACTCGATGGAACTCTGCGGCGGCACCCACCTGGGCAACACCAGCCAGGTCGGCCTTTGCAAGCTCCTCTCCGAAAGCGGCATCGGTGCAGGCCTTCGCCGCATCGAGGCCGTCACCGGCGAAGCGGCCCTCGCTTATCTGAACGAGCAGGAAGAGACCGTCCGCGCCCTGGCTGAAAAGCTCAAAGTCCCGACAGCCGAAGTGACCAACCGCGTCGATTCCCTCCAAGCCCAACTTCGCGAGAAGGACCGCGAGATCGAGCAACTGCTCGGCCGCCTGGCCAAGTACCAGGTCGACGACATCCTCGCCGGCAAAGAGGAGATCAACGGCGTCACCGTCCTGGCCGCCAAGGTGCAGGCGCCCGACATGGACGCCTTGCGGTCTATGTCTGATTTGTTGAAAGAAAAACTCGGTTCTGGCGTCCTAATCCTCGGCGCTGTCGCCGGCGACAAGGTGAACCTCGTCGCCGCCGCCACGAAGGACATCGTCGGACGCGGCGTCCACGCCGGCAACCTGGTCAAAGAAGCCGCCAAGGTCTGCGGCGGCGGCGGCGGCGGTCGCCCCGACATGGCCCAGGCCGGAGGCAAAGACCCGTCCAAACTGGCCGATGCCCTGGAAGCGGCGAAAAAGCTGCTCAAGAGTCAGATTAAATAG